A region of the Epinephelus moara isolate mb chromosome 23, YSFRI_EMoa_1.0, whole genome shotgun sequence genome:
GACTGTTCAGCGTCTGTGGGCTGAGGAGGGGGGGCAATGGCTGCAGGGCGAGGGCTGGAGCCCTCTGTGGCCGGCCTCGTCTCACTGATGAAACTGAGACCCCACTGGTTCTGTAGCAGCACACCGATGGCGGGGCGGTCCTCCTCCAGCCCGCCGCTTGTTGCTCCCGCCTTCACCTTGGAGGCGTAGCTGACAGCAGGCTGCAGCTTGGCTGGGCTGTCCTGCACTGGGAAGGCAGGTGGGGGCTTGAGCAGTGACAGACTGTCCTCCACCCACCTCTCCTTTTGGTTAACCTTTTGTGGCCGCTCGCTTATCCGGCCGACCCCCTTCTGACTTTCCCTGCGGAGGCTGCGGCCTTTGTGCTGCTGGCCTTTGCGTTCTTTTTCCCTGCGGAAGCTGAAGGTGTGCGTGTGGCCGGGTGCGATCAGGTCGCCCTCGGGTGAAAGCTGACGGGGCTGCTGGTCACTTCCGGAGatgcagccaccaccaccacctccacagTTGCCTGAGCCGGGAGAA
Encoded here:
- the si:ch211-214j24.10 gene encoding uncharacterized protein si:ch211-214j24.10, giving the protein MHIKTGTWEASNTVCESDTLCDPAVLVATTNSEPHIRNRRLSPGSGNCGGGGGGCISGSDQQPRQLSPEGDLIAPGHTHTFSFRREKERKGQQHKGRSLRRESQKGVGRISERPQKVNQKERWVEDSLSLLKPPPAFPVQDSPAKLQPAVSYASKVKAGATSGGLEEDRPAIGVLLQNQWGLSFISETRPATEGSSPRPAAIAPPPQPTDAEQSADLQFETVLTVQPPEETPIPVATSVTPTTRQEVDESNGKLLLSCRHLVEALNYHSREWNATCNKQKKVPKKVVWYKDAQEHPA